A stretch of Caenorhabditis elegans chromosome IV DNA encodes these proteins:
- the B0001.3 gene encoding DUF4210 domain-containing protein (Confirmed by transcript evidence) — protein MNGDWSRAFVLSKVKNLYFFVIIDKGFSAILNDPREPVQVGGFFEVIYIKNDNAKEDQRAQHTITQYRPIEPLADVELDLDRRNQTHVIMTTTARYDGLLEGNIVTLYNREFGNFVDMDRLIAVRNKLVVFQFRCKASPVNNYLSIFVPVRVIAYHDMPPQDDPRFRRDPECRTVVGFVCSGFKNGYQYVFSKQLDKDVHLYENECPSYQDMTGKWIEMDIDMEEFRIIRPVREVEPIFPTRIMLEVPEIFVEFEYDGFYETDNFFVFRDSGYFGLISDSFKTMRDVDRNGQYSGWIVRQNTSIPNCNWAISPKQDLLVPANLHREPNRYENRSASPHSTSGQFPGTSTRRSDPYDPPRSRNSSSISNRARSNVVEEDDELRSPTPLSRAPTTDDDSDAGSPEEKTHMERKSPDDVAPGNRRNNSSSSAGGDSHLRGTVEFSSSDDDSDDSDDSDNEASNNSNKLSSYSWPMPPILQRPAVSGLSTPSRNGRMDANSTYATPLSHITSPEQTRNEAGSTTPQKSESERENRKDKLKLLRISELVRKFMSNAKILEDMKLVDLEESEELANLVSS, from the exons ATG aACGGTGATTGGAGTAGAGCCTTCGTGCTGAGTAAAgtgaaaaatctttatttcTTCGTCATAATCGATAAAGGATTCTCGGCGATTCTTAATGATCCAAGAGAGCCAGTCCAGGTGGGAGGATTTTTCGAAGTAATATATAT AAAGAACGATAACGCAAAAGAAGATCAAAGAGCTCAACACACTATCACACAATACAGGCCAATCGAACCTCTTGCTGATGTTGAATTAGATCTTGATCGCCGGAATCAGACACATGTGATA ATGACAACAACCGCTAGATATGATGGATTGTTAGAGGGAAATATTGTTACTTTGTACAACAGggaattcggaaattttgttGATATGGATCGCCTAATCGCTGTAAGAAACAAATTGGTCGTGTTCCAATTCAGg TGCAAAGCTTCTCCAGTTAACAActatctttcaatttttgtgccGGTTCGTGTAATTGCATATCATGACATGCCACCACAAGACGATCCGCGTTTTCGTCGAGATCCAGAGTGTCGGACAGTCGTTGGTTTCGTGTGTTCTGGGTTTAAAAATGGATATCAGTACGTCTTTTCGAAGCAACTGGATAAAGATGTCCatttatatgaaaatgaaTG CCCATCATATCAAGACATGACTGGAAAATGGATTGAAATGGATATCGATATGGAAGAGTTTCGTATAATCAGGCCAGTTAGAGAAGTGGAACCAATATTTCCTACACGTATAATGTTAGAAGTACCCGAGATTTTCGTCGAATTCGAATATGATGGTTTCTATGAGACCGAcaatttcttcgttttccgCGATAGTGGTTATTTCGGTTTAATCAGCGATTCCTTTAAAACGATGAGAGATGTTGACAGAAATGGTCAATATTCTGGATGGATCGTGAGGCAAAATACTAGTATTCCTAATTGTAACTGGGCAATATCTCCGAAACAAGATCTGCTTGTGCCT gccaaccTGCACAGGGAGCCTAATCGGTACGAAAATCGGTCGGCATCGCCTCATTCAACATCTGGTCAGTTCCCGGGAACGTCTACCAGACGATCGGATCCGTATGATCCGCCACGGTCAAGAAATTCGAGTAGTATTTCCAATCGAGCTCGAAGCAACGTTGTCGAAGAAGACGATGAACTTCGTTCTCCGACTCCACTCTCAAGAGCTCCCACTACAGACGATGATAGTGATGCCGGCTCACctgaagaaaaaactcacatgGAAAGAAAAAGTCCGGATGATGTTGCTCCTGGAAACAGAAGAAATAATTCTTCTAGTAGTGCTGGTGGTGACAGTCACTTGAGAGGAACCGTAGAATTCTCGTCGAGCGATGACGACAGTGACGACAGTGACGACAGCGACAATGAAGCGAGCaataattcaaacaaattatCAAGTTATAGCTGGCCCATGCCG ccaattttgcAACGGCCAGCGGTGTCCGGACTTTCTACGCCGTCTCGGAATGGACGGATGGACGCAAATAGCACATACGCAACGCCGCTGTCACATATAACTTCACCTGAACAAACTCGAAATGAAGCTGGGTCTACAACGCCACAAAAATCAGAATCAGAACGGGAGAATAGAAAAGATAAACTG AAACTACTGCG
- the B0001.3 gene encoding DUF4210 domain-containing protein (Confirmed by transcript evidence), whose protein sequence is MQNGDWSRAFVLSKVKNLYFFVIIDKGFSAILNDPREPVQVGGFFEVIYIKNDNAKEDQRAQHTITQYRPIEPLADVELDLDRRNQTHVIMTTTARYDGLLEGNIVTLYNREFGNFVDMDRLIAVRNKLVVFQFRVKYNFCNGIDVIVELQCKASPVNNYLSIFVPVRVIAYHDMPPQDDPRFRRDPECRTVVGFVCSGFKNGYQYVFSKQLDKDVHLYENECPSYQDMTGKWIEMDIDMEEFRIIRPVREVEPIFPTRIMLEVPEIFVEFEYDGFYETDNFFVFRDSGYFGLISDSFKTMRDVDRNGQYSGWIVRQNTSIPNCNWAISPKQDLLVPANLHREPNRYENRSASPHSTSGQFPGTSTRRSDPYDPPRSRNSSSISNRARSNVVEEDDELRSPTPLSRAPTTDDDSDAGSPEEKTHMERKSPDDVAPGNRRNNSSSSAGGDSHLRGTVEFSSSDDDSDDSDDSDNEASNNSNKLSSYSWPMPPILQRPAVSGLSTPSRNGRMDANSTYATPLSHITSPEQTRNEAGSTTPQKSESERENRKDKLKLLRISELVRKFMSNAKILEDMKLVDLEESEELANLVSS, encoded by the exons ATG cagaACGGTGATTGGAGTAGAGCCTTCGTGCTGAGTAAAgtgaaaaatctttatttcTTCGTCATAATCGATAAAGGATTCTCGGCGATTCTTAATGATCCAAGAGAGCCAGTCCAGGTGGGAGGATTTTTCGAAGTAATATATAT AAAGAACGATAACGCAAAAGAAGATCAAAGAGCTCAACACACTATCACACAATACAGGCCAATCGAACCTCTTGCTGATGTTGAATTAGATCTTGATCGCCGGAATCAGACACATGTGATA ATGACAACAACCGCTAGATATGATGGATTGTTAGAGGGAAATATTGTTACTTTGTACAACAGggaattcggaaattttgttGATATGGATCGCCTAATCGCTGTAAGAAACAAATTGGTCGTGTTCCAATTCAGggtgaaatataatttttgtaacgGTATAGATGTTATTGTTGAATTGCAGTGCAAAGCTTCTCCAGTTAACAActatctttcaatttttgtgccGGTTCGTGTAATTGCATATCATGACATGCCACCACAAGACGATCCGCGTTTTCGTCGAGATCCAGAGTGTCGGACAGTCGTTGGTTTCGTGTGTTCTGGGTTTAAAAATGGATATCAGTACGTCTTTTCGAAGCAACTGGATAAAGATGTCCatttatatgaaaatgaaTG CCCATCATATCAAGACATGACTGGAAAATGGATTGAAATGGATATCGATATGGAAGAGTTTCGTATAATCAGGCCAGTTAGAGAAGTGGAACCAATATTTCCTACACGTATAATGTTAGAAGTACCCGAGATTTTCGTCGAATTCGAATATGATGGTTTCTATGAGACCGAcaatttcttcgttttccgCGATAGTGGTTATTTCGGTTTAATCAGCGATTCCTTTAAAACGATGAGAGATGTTGACAGAAATGGTCAATATTCTGGATGGATCGTGAGGCAAAATACTAGTATTCCTAATTGTAACTGGGCAATATCTCCGAAACAAGATCTGCTTGTGCCT gccaaccTGCACAGGGAGCCTAATCGGTACGAAAATCGGTCGGCATCGCCTCATTCAACATCTGGTCAGTTCCCGGGAACGTCTACCAGACGATCGGATCCGTATGATCCGCCACGGTCAAGAAATTCGAGTAGTATTTCCAATCGAGCTCGAAGCAACGTTGTCGAAGAAGACGATGAACTTCGTTCTCCGACTCCACTCTCAAGAGCTCCCACTACAGACGATGATAGTGATGCCGGCTCACctgaagaaaaaactcacatgGAAAGAAAAAGTCCGGATGATGTTGCTCCTGGAAACAGAAGAAATAATTCTTCTAGTAGTGCTGGTGGTGACAGTCACTTGAGAGGAACCGTAGAATTCTCGTCGAGCGATGACGACAGTGACGACAGTGACGACAGCGACAATGAAGCGAGCaataattcaaacaaattatCAAGTTATAGCTGGCCCATGCCG ccaattttgcAACGGCCAGCGGTGTCCGGACTTTCTACGCCGTCTCGGAATGGACGGATGGACGCAAATAGCACATACGCAACGCCGCTGTCACATATAACTTCACCTGAACAAACTCGAAATGAAGCTGGGTCTACAACGCCACAAAAATCAGAATCAGAACGGGAGAATAGAAAAGATAAACTG AAACTACTGCG
- the B0001.3 gene encoding DUF4210 domain-containing protein (Confirmed by transcript evidence), whose translation MQNGDWSRAFVLSKVKNLYFFVIIDKGFSAILNDPREPVQVGGFFEVIYIKNDNAKEDQRAQHTITQYRPIEPLADVELDLDRRNQTHVIMTTTARYDGLLEGNIVTLYNREFGNFVDMDRLIAVRNKLVVFQFRCKASPVNNYLSIFVPVRVIAYHDMPPQDDPRFRRDPECRTVVGFVCSGFKNGYQYVFSKQLDKDVHLYENECPSYQDMTGKWIEMDIDMEEFRIIRPVREVEPIFPTRIMLEVPEIFVEFEYDGFYETDNFFVFRDSGYFGLISDSFKTMRDVDRNGQYSGWIVRQNTSIPNCNWAISPKQDLLVPANLHREPNRYENRSASPHSTSGQFPGTSTRRSDPYDPPRSRNSSSISNRARSNVVEEDDELRSPTPLSRAPTTDDDSDAGSPEEKTHMERKSPDDVAPGNRRNNSSSSAGGDSHLRGTVEFSSSDDDSDDSDDSDNEASNNSNKLSSYSWPMPPILQRPAVSGLSTPSRNGRMDANSTYATPLSHITSPEQTRNEAGSTTPQKSESERENRKDKLKLLRISELVRKFMSNAKILEDMKLVDLEESEELANLVSS comes from the exons ATG cagaACGGTGATTGGAGTAGAGCCTTCGTGCTGAGTAAAgtgaaaaatctttatttcTTCGTCATAATCGATAAAGGATTCTCGGCGATTCTTAATGATCCAAGAGAGCCAGTCCAGGTGGGAGGATTTTTCGAAGTAATATATAT AAAGAACGATAACGCAAAAGAAGATCAAAGAGCTCAACACACTATCACACAATACAGGCCAATCGAACCTCTTGCTGATGTTGAATTAGATCTTGATCGCCGGAATCAGACACATGTGATA ATGACAACAACCGCTAGATATGATGGATTGTTAGAGGGAAATATTGTTACTTTGTACAACAGggaattcggaaattttgttGATATGGATCGCCTAATCGCTGTAAGAAACAAATTGGTCGTGTTCCAATTCAGg TGCAAAGCTTCTCCAGTTAACAActatctttcaatttttgtgccGGTTCGTGTAATTGCATATCATGACATGCCACCACAAGACGATCCGCGTTTTCGTCGAGATCCAGAGTGTCGGACAGTCGTTGGTTTCGTGTGTTCTGGGTTTAAAAATGGATATCAGTACGTCTTTTCGAAGCAACTGGATAAAGATGTCCatttatatgaaaatgaaTG CCCATCATATCAAGACATGACTGGAAAATGGATTGAAATGGATATCGATATGGAAGAGTTTCGTATAATCAGGCCAGTTAGAGAAGTGGAACCAATATTTCCTACACGTATAATGTTAGAAGTACCCGAGATTTTCGTCGAATTCGAATATGATGGTTTCTATGAGACCGAcaatttcttcgttttccgCGATAGTGGTTATTTCGGTTTAATCAGCGATTCCTTTAAAACGATGAGAGATGTTGACAGAAATGGTCAATATTCTGGATGGATCGTGAGGCAAAATACTAGTATTCCTAATTGTAACTGGGCAATATCTCCGAAACAAGATCTGCTTGTGCCT gccaaccTGCACAGGGAGCCTAATCGGTACGAAAATCGGTCGGCATCGCCTCATTCAACATCTGGTCAGTTCCCGGGAACGTCTACCAGACGATCGGATCCGTATGATCCGCCACGGTCAAGAAATTCGAGTAGTATTTCCAATCGAGCTCGAAGCAACGTTGTCGAAGAAGACGATGAACTTCGTTCTCCGACTCCACTCTCAAGAGCTCCCACTACAGACGATGATAGTGATGCCGGCTCACctgaagaaaaaactcacatgGAAAGAAAAAGTCCGGATGATGTTGCTCCTGGAAACAGAAGAAATAATTCTTCTAGTAGTGCTGGTGGTGACAGTCACTTGAGAGGAACCGTAGAATTCTCGTCGAGCGATGACGACAGTGACGACAGTGACGACAGCGACAATGAAGCGAGCaataattcaaacaaattatCAAGTTATAGCTGGCCCATGCCG ccaattttgcAACGGCCAGCGGTGTCCGGACTTTCTACGCCGTCTCGGAATGGACGGATGGACGCAAATAGCACATACGCAACGCCGCTGTCACATATAACTTCACCTGAACAAACTCGAAATGAAGCTGGGTCTACAACGCCACAAAAATCAGAATCAGAACGGGAGAATAGAAAAGATAAACTG AAACTACTGCG
- the B0001.2 gene encoding uncharacterized protein (Confirmed by transcript evidence), translating to MLGLAAQRKSNGKVAVVSPTDGIEFDVNEDILNIHMIFLGDFCQINVENNIPISYSKVEDAFRSLKTEVRTDTVEVSGDTGVLTSGLAPFYKTKEFGDVACKGQAPGEAGTNHNIIVSRLPEEQRIGLYSKFVWQGLSDGKIEVISKTAGVLTERKENKSNAKKSEAKSKEEYTKYIIGVVTGKNQRNNAVFVTCNLTYPGTDGIIEKSQLQIGDWVEIRFTKKDFVKYFPSNPTADTPRFNVKHFEKIEKIENYSVTWAGNGPQVKIRNFQFPAGHVQGQSVEDRFLGTIAISKKIVTSESKVDVLIKHRKLFQAGDGKQATWFFKNVIKSEKDSEDSGDSENENSSSTDSRPSKPKKNVENKKSEEKINNSSEKKEYSSNVPKINYSHLPEPSPMNWQMGPPGIMHPMRPIGHFGAIPNPLMYSMPYMSNMAIPPQMMNRQPVPTNNSEPVIHKKGFKPLISTENPLVLKRAVITSLKPNNGKHLYGKEKIAFLWLLDDHKQSVYYVSKNDGIEPGHFFNGLFASNGDKWECKKYVKPLGKLMDGIVSNDSIELQLIVETYFPQSGERLNPETYHSFIGKIVDKFNKLPEDCSRGVKISIKMWNIVERNEWCWIVSKVFQSKHIQLLTEFHQAWNAPGIRKLIKLKCLSLFVTVCELFDTVQDGKMTHARNQLSNGRASAETDNKDDGKRFGWVTCHDGDFIRMVVFPRIEGQKMSDMKKNITDKNVFKNVEKMESRHLYEVILDKDGKVVELFDCPQYFTSNSKGEVEFKVICSDECLLTKNVGLMEPIGAPKWIGKLMLCTEDRPIPKKKILMNATFKLLEDDDLFVDEDLVREESVCFVNIGRGEKMENQDIDEVFKIEKNDSDRQVNNLFRTKLTCMPSETIYSQFVQVCKILSNEDIVDEMNKRNIDTDLLIKLQSSSR from the exons ATGCTCGGATTAGCCGCACAACGAAAATCAAATGGGAAAGTCGCCGTAGTCTC tcCAACAGATGGAATCGAGTTCGATGTTAACGAAGATATTCTGAACATCCACATGATCTTTCTGGGAGACTTTTGCCAAATCAATGTTGAGAATAATATTCCGATTTCTTATTCAAAAGTGGAAGATGCGTTCAGGTCTTTAAAAACTGAAGTGAGAACAGATACTGTTGAG GTATCCGGTGACACAGGAGTTCTAACTAGTGGACTTGCTCCATTTTATAAAACGAAAGAATTTGGAGATGTTGCTTGTAAAGGCCAGGCTCCAGGAGAGGCTGGAACAAACCATAATATTATTGTGTCTAG attgCCAGAGGAACAACGTATCGGTCTATACTCGAAGTTCGTTTGGCAAGGATTATCGGATGGAAAAATAGAAGTGATCTCCAAAACGGCGGGTGTTCTAACTGAAAGAAAAGAGAATAAATCgaatgcaaaaaaatctgaagcaAAATCGAAAGAAGAATACACAAAATATATTATCGGAGTTgttactggaaaaaatcaacgaaataacGCAGTTTTCGTTACTTGCAACCTCACATATCCAGGAACCGACGGAATAATCGAAAAGAGTCAACTACAAATTGGTGATTGGGTTGAAATTCGGTTTACGAAAAAAGATTTCGTAAAATACTTTCCATCAAATCCAACTGCAGATACACCGAGATTCAATgtgaaacatttcgaaaaaattgaaaaaatcgaaaattactCTGTAACATGGGCCGGCAACGGACCACAAGTGAAAAtcagaaactttcaatttccgGCTGGACACGTTCAAGGACAATCTGTCGAGGATAGATTCCTGGGAACTATTgcaattagcaaaaaaattgttaccaGTGAATCTAAAGTCGATGTATTGATCAAGCACCGAAAATTGTTCCAAGCCGGTGACGGAAAACAAGCGacttggtttttcaaaaatgtcataaaatctgaaaaagattCGGAGGATTCGGGGGATTCGGAGAATGAAAATAGTTCATCTACG GATTCTCGTCCAtcaaaaccaaagaaaaatgtagaaaataagaagtcagaagaaaaaattaataattcaaGCGAAAAAAAGGAATATTCATCCAATGTACCAAAAATCAACTATTCACATCTACCTGAACCTTCTCCAATGAACTGGCAAATGGGACCACCAGGAATCATGCATCCAATGAGACCAATTGGacattttggagcaattccCAATCCACTTATGTATTCAATGCCGTATATGTCAAATATGGCAATTCCTCCACAAATGATGAATCGTCAGCCAGTTCCAACGAATAATTCTGAACCGGTGATTCATAAAAAAGGATTCAAACCATTGATTTCTACGGAGAATCCACTT GTTCTGAAAAGAGCTGTGATCACCTCGTTGAAACCGAATAACGGAAAACATTTGTATGGAAAGGAAAAGATTGCGTTTTTGTGGCTTCTCGATGATCACAA gcaatcaGTCTATTATGTCTCTAAGAATGATGGCATTGAGCCAGGCCACTTCTTCAATGGTCTTTTTGCATCTAATGGTGACAAATGGGAATGTAAGAAATACGTGAAACCACTTGGAAAACTCATGGACGGAATTGTATCGAATGATTCGATTGAGCTGCAACTAATTGTTGAGACATACTTTCCACAGTCTGGAGAACGTCTGAATCCCGAGACATATCATAGtttcattggaaaaatt gtagACAAATTCAATAAACTTCCAGAAGATTGCTCAAGAGGAGTGAAAATTAGCATCAAAATGTGGAATATCGTGGAGCGAAATGAATGGTGTTGGATTGTTTCGAAAGTGTTTCAgtcg AAACACATCCAACTTCTCACTGAATTCCACCAAGCATGGAATGCTCCAGGAATTCGTAAATTGATCAAGCTAAAGTGTTTGTCATTATTTGTAACAGTTTGTGAACTTTTCGACACAGTCCAGGATGGAAAAATGACTCATGCAAGGAATCAGTTGAGCAATGGAAGAGCTTCGGCGGAAACTGATAATAAAGACGATGGGAAACGCTTTGGATGGGTCACTTGTCATGACGGAGACTTCATTAGAATGGTGGTTTTCCCTCGAATTGAAGGACAAAAGATGAGCGATATGAAGAAGAATATAACGGATAAAAATGTCTTCAA aaatgttgaaaaaatggaatctCGCCACCTCTATGAAGTGATTCTCGATAAAGATGGAAAAGTCGTCGAATTGTTCGATTGTCCACAGTACTTTACATCTAATTCCAAGGGGGAGGTGGAATTTAAAGTGATTTGCAGCGATGAATGTCttcttacaaaaaatgttggtcTCATGGAGCCAATTGGTGCACCAAAATGGATCGGAAAACTGATGTTGTGCACAGAAGATCGTCCAATTCCGAAAAAGAAGATTCTAATGAATGCGACGTTCAAACTTCTTGAAGATGATGATCTTTTCGTTGACGAGGATCTTGTTCGTGAGGAAAGCGTGTGCTTCGTCAATATTGGACGCGGTGAGAAAA tggaaaatcaAGACATCGACGAAGTCTTTAAAATAGAGAAGAATGACTCGGATCGACAAGTGAACAACTTGTTCCGCACAAAATTGACGTGCATGCCAAGCGAGACCATTTATTCGCAGTTCGTTcaagtgtgcaaaattttgagcaacgAAGATATCGTTGATGAAATGAACAAAAGAAATATCGATACGGATTTGCTGATCAAGCTTCAATCGTCTTCACGTTGA